TCTTCCGCAAGTCGCCGGCAGCGAATGCCGGTTGGATGCAGATAGCGCCATTGTCAGGCTCTCCGACCAAAGGTCGTGACTTTCGGCAAGGTGCATTGTAAAAGCCGGGGAGCCCCGGCAAGGAGGGGAGGGGTGATAAATGCACTGGTGATATCAGAAACGCACTATGGTTACGGCGTCACCACCCTCCTCTTCAACTCCTCTGTGGAAGTCCTTTACGAGGGGATGTGATTTGAGGTGATCCCGGATGGCCCTGGAGAGGCTGCCCGTTCCTATGCCGTGTATGATCTTCACGGACGGCACCCCGATGATAGAGGCGTCATTGAGGTACCTCTCAAGGGTTGATATGGCAGGATCCACCCTCTTCCCTATGAGGTTAAGTTCCGGAGGTATCTCTCTCTCTGGGAAGAAATCTGCGGGCCTTGTTTTCGTCTGCGCTGAAGAGCCGTCTGTGTGGACGGCCTGTTCTTCTCCTGCCTCGTGTTTCCCGGTTGCAGAGAGTGCATCCACGGCCACTTCTATCTCATGTGCGCCGGTCTTTACCCTGCATCTTTTGCTCTTTCTGTTGACCGACTGGATGATGCCGCTGATACCAAAGGTGTCAATATAAACCTTCATCCCTTCTTCTATCTCATTCAGCGGGATGGGCTCCTTCCGGGAAAGGGGGGCCTGTCTCTTCTTGATCTCAAGGAGCCTGGTGTCGATCTCTTTCAGTGCGCCTGATTTTTTTTCAGCGGCGTTGTCCTTAAGCATCTTCAAGATATTCCTTGCCTGTGTTTTTGTCCTTCTCAGGAGCCCGTCTGCGTCTTTAAGGGCCTTAAGCCTTATCTCCTTCCTCATCTCCCTGATGCGGGATATTTCCTCTGTCAGGGAGTCACGGAGGTTCAGGATCTCCTTTTTAATGATGCCTGTTTCCATCAGTTCTGCTTTTAGCCGGGCCTTCCCCTCTCTCAGCTCTTCCATGAGTGCCTCCATGCTCAACCCCTCATCTTTCAAAAAATTCCGAGCGTCAGTGATGATATCCGGGGGCATGCCATATCTCCGGGCTATCTCAAAGGCATGGGACCTGCCGGGCTCGCCGATTTTAAGTCTGTAAGAGGGTTTGTATATCGCAGCCCCTTCCGTCTGTATCTCGGTCATCTCCATTGCACCGTTTACAATGCCCTCCTCAGCGTGGGCAAAGGCCTTAAGGATACCGAGATGTGTGGATACAACGGTCAGGACCCTTTTCTCCCTGAGCCTTTTAAGGATCGCGCATGCAATCGCCCCCCCTTCTTCGGGATCGGTTCCTGTTCCGAGCTCATCTATGATTACGAGTGTATTGCCCGTGCTTACGTTCAGGATATCGGAAATCCTGAGAATGTGGGCTGAGAATGTGGAGAGGTTCTCTTCTATGGACTGTTCGTCACCTATGTCGGCAAGTATACTGTTTAGTATCGGGAGTGATGTCCCTGAGTTTGCAGGAACATGCATTCCGGTAAGGGCCATGAGGCTCAGTATTCCCACCGTCTTGAGGGTAAGTGTCTTGCCTCCCGTATTGGACCCGGTTATAACCATGCAGGTGTTTTCCCTTCCGAGTTCGAAGTCAAGGGGTACGAGTTCCTCCCCGCGGTCTGCCTTTCTGAGGGCCTGCCATAGAAGGGGATGTCTTCCCTGTATAATCTTTACATAACCCCTGGTGTTTATTTCGGGAGGTGACATGTCCATTGAGTCGGCAAAGCCGGACATGGCAAAGAGCACGTCTGCATAAATAACCGTTTCATAGTCTCTCTGAATCTCATCGAGTGAAGACCTCAGCATGCCGGTCAGGGACCTGAGTATCCTTAGTTCTTCAACCTTCTCCTCTGCCCTGTATGATTCAAGCTCGTTACCAACCTGCTGTATCTCGTAGGGTTCAACAAAAAGGGTCTCACCGGTGTTTGAGATGTCATGAACCACACCCGGAATATGTCCCTTTGAGTCCCTCTTGACGGGTATTACCCACCTGCCGTTCCTCTCGGTCAGGAAGAAGTCCCGGATGTGGGGAGAGAGTGCCTTTGTCTTTAACAGATCCTCGAGCCTTGATTTTATTTTCCTGTAGAGGGATTTCATTTTCCCTCTTATCTCCTTGAGTTCAGGGGATGCCTGATCAAGGATGTGTCCCTCCCTGTCAATCGCCCCGAGGATCGTCTTCTTTATCCCGGGATGTGCCCTGATCTGCCCGAGGAGACCGTTAAGGGCGGGGAGTGAGATGGATTCATTTAATTCCCTCAGGTTTATTGCCGATGAGAGAAAGGGCAGAAAGGCCCGTAGCTCCATGGGTTCAAGGCCTGAATCCGAGGGGACGATCCTCTTCAACAGGGAAGAGAGGTCCTCGAAGTGCTCAACCCCTGATGATAAACCCTCTGAGAGCAGCCTCCGGCACTCAGATATGAGGTCTATGTTTTTTGAGATCTCAACGTAGTCGGAAACGGGGTGTTTCTGAAATACTTCCCTCCTGCCCGGAGCTGTGACGGCAAAGGAGGATGCCATCCTCAGGACCTTGTCGTACTCCAGTACCTCGATGGTATGCTTATCCATGGAGGCTGTATGAGTGGTTCATTTTCTGAATCGAGCTGTTTTTATTCATAAATGGACCCGGGATCGATAGTGTCGCGTCAACTCTCAATTGTCATTCCGGCTTGTCCGGAATCCAAGAGGAGTATGATTCCCGACGCAGCGGGAATGACAATTCGAACAGCCCGACATTACAAAGTTGACACGACACTATATTAAGGATTTCAAAAACAGTTAAATGCTTGATGGCGTCGTAAAAACATTAACCGGCATTGTCGAGATATGATTCAATGATAACCCTGATCTCTTCCCAGACTGAATCGAGGGGCTGTAAGGCATCAATCACCCTTATCCTGTCAGGTTCTTGCTCTGCAATCCTCAGATACCCATTCCTTACACGTTCATGAAAGGCGATCTCTTCCATCTCGAACCGGTCGGACTTGTTGATGAGCACATTTCTTCCAAGCCCTGTCCTGACGTCAAGATCAAGGACAAAGGTCAGGTCTGGTTTTACGCCGTCCCTTGCTATCCGGTCAAGGTCATTTAACATATCAATATCTATACCCCTTCCAAAGCCCTGGTATGCGATGGTTGAGTCGCTGAACCTGTCACATATAATAATATCACCACGTTTAAGTGCAGGTGATATTACCTTCCGAACATGCTCCGAGCGGTCGGCAAAATATAACAGGAGTTCGGTAACAGGGTGGATCCCCGAGTTTTCAGGGTCAAGGAGAAGCCGTCTGATCTCCCTGCCTATCTCCGTGCCACCGGGCTCGCGTGTCAATATTGCATTATGTCCCTCTCCGTTAAGGTGCTCGGAGATCCTTTTGGCTATGGTCGTCTTACCTGAACCCTCAATTCCCTCAAAGGTGACAAACAGCCCCTTCATCGAGTCATGTCCTCACTTAAGGACTTGAGGAGGGAAAATACCTTTTCCGCCTCTTCCGGACTTCTGCTCCCGGCCCCGCACGATGGTGTGAGTATAACCTGCTGTGGGAGGTTGTCAATTCCGGTTTTTTCCGACATCAAGAGGACCTGTGATTTAATTGTCTCCTCCAGCGCGTTCAGGCTGATATCCCGGATAGCATCGGTCGTTGGTACTATCCCCCAGGCAAGTTCCCCTCCCTTTGAAATAAAATCTCTGATCTCCCTTCCATAAATACTCAGTGAATCAAAGTAATCATAGGCATCGAAATTGATTATATCAACCCCTGTTCCGATAACCATAGACCAGTCGGCCTTTCCGCAACAGTGAATGCCTGAAATACCGCCGGCAGAACTTATTGATGAAACGGTGTCTCTCAGGAGCCTTTTTACCTCGTCCTCTTCTACGCCCAGGTAACTGCTGCTCCCTATAGCCGTTAGTATGGGCTCGTCGATGAAGATAATAACCCTCTCGGCATACAGGGAGAGGGTTTTTATCTGCCACTCAGCCTTTTTCCGGAGCAGGATGGAGCCGATCTCCCTTAGTTCTTCATTGAAGAAAACAGGCCGTCCGTCAGGGGTCTTAAGGCCGAGTGTGAACGTCAGAGGCCCTGTGATCTGCCCTTTCAGAAGAGGAAATTTCTTATCCTGAATGTGTTCAACAAAGCTGTAAAACCCCCTGGCAAACTCACGGAACAAGGGGAATTGCTCTCCGGATGAGGTTGATTCGTAGAACCTGTTCAGTGAAGACTGATCAGGATCCGCAACGATAACGTGCTTTTCATCATCTATCATTATGCCGGGGAACCCCTCTGAGTACTGGGGTATCATCAGTTCCCTGAAGGAGATGGCCGGCAGTTGCGGCCAGAACGGTATATCACAGTGAGTCAGGACGAACTCCGCTGCCGCTTCCGGATCATGAAAGGGGAGGCTCCCTATGCCTGTTGTAATATAGGGCTTTATCATAGTGATGGTAATAATATATTATTTATAGGGAAAGTTACAAGGGTTGGTTTTTTGAAAGGGTACGGGTATAATGAATTCTGAAAGTGAACTCAGGGAGATGATAGCCGACTACATGGAGCGGGGATTCCTTGAGAATATCATCGATATGTTTAAGCACGACAGCACCCTCTACTCCATGGTCGGTGACCTTATAAGCGATGAAAGGATAAGGGTGCGGATCGGCATAACGGCGCTAATGGAGGAACTCGCCGGGGAAAGGCCTCAGGTTGTGAGTCTGGCCGTGCCTTCTCTTGTGCCACTGCTGAGTGCGGAATCCCCCACTGTTAGGGGAGATGCAGCATACCTGATGGGACTTACCGGAGATAGTGATGCCATTGAGAAACTCAGGCCCCTCCTTCGGGACAGCAACCCCCGTGTTGTGGAGATTGTGGAAGAGGTGCTTGGTGGCTGAATACGGTCTTCCGGTTACAATAAATTCTTCCGGGAGGCGGAATGAATATTGAAGAAATCACCATGGAGGAGTTTAAAAAGGGGCTTCGCAGGACAAGGACCCTGGTCATACCTTTCGGTACCGTCGAGGAACACGGGAAACACCTGCCCCTGGGCACGGACACAATTATTGCAGTTGAGGTCCTCAGAAGGGTTGAAGAGAGGAAAGAGGTCTTCATTGCACCCCCCCTTCACTATGGGGTCTGCACCTCAACGAAGATGCATCCCGGCACAATCACGATCACGCCGGAGACCCTCAGGCGCCTTGCCGCGGACATCATCAGGGACGCCCATCTCAAGGGGATCAGGAACTTTATCCTCGTCTCCGGACACGGCGGCGGGCTTCATATGAATGCCCTTAAGGAGGTGGCGGAGATGCTGGTGGATGAGCACGATGTAAGGATTGCCGTTGTCTCACCCTATGAGATCCTCTGGAAGGAGATCGCGGGGGTCGCCGAAACGGAAAACGACTCGCATGCAGGAGAGATAGAGACCTCCCTGGTTCTTACCCTCAGGCCCGAACTCGTAAAGGGACGTTCAAAAGAGGAGTATCCTAAGTTTCCGAAGCCCCTCGTGGTGAGAGACAAGCTGAAGTACTGGCCTGGAGGGGTATGGGGCAATCCCGGCAAGGCAACCCCCGAGAAGGGCGAGCGGGTGATCGGGATCATCGTTGATAAAATAGTGGAGATTATTGAGATGGTTGAGAAATGAAACAAGGGATTGAGAGGTTTTTAATCGGGAAAGAGGATGCCGTTCTTGTAATCATTGACATCCAGGAGAGGCTCGCGCGCGTCATGGAGGAAAGGCAGCGGGTTATAGAGAACTGTCTCCATCTTATCGATCTGGCAGAATTGCACGGTATCCCGGTGATCGTTACCGAGCAGTATCCAAAGGGGCTCGGCAGCACCGTGGATGAGATCAGGTCGGCACTGAAGGAGAACCGTCCCCTTGAGAAAATAACCTTCAGTTGCTGTGATGATCGGTCATTCATGGACTCCCTCGGATCTCTAAAGAGGGGAAGGATTGTTCTCACCGGGATGGAGACTCACGTATGTGTGCTCCAGACCTGCCTGGGACTGCTTAAGGAGGGCTATTCGGTGCATGTTGTATCAGATGCCGTCACCTCGCGCAAGGCGGAGGACAGCAATACCGGCATTGAGTTCATGAGGGATGCCGGGGCCGTGATTACCTGTGCGGAGACCGTCCTCTTTCAGGTTCTGAAGGTTGCGGGGACAGAGGAGTTCAGGGCGATCTCCCGGAGGATAAGGTAATGGAGGCGGCCCGGGTTACAACCATATATCTAATACGGCATGGCCACACAGTGGACGGCGATGAAGAACGTTACAAGGGTCACATTGACGTGGAACTCTCTGAAGAGGGACGAAGGCAGGTTCGTGAGCTTGCAAAAGGGCTCAGATCAGCGGAGTATCTGCCGGATGTCATTTACAGTTCCGACCTTATCAGGGCAAGAGAGTCGGCTGCAATAATAGGAAGGGAGTTCAATTTAGGGACACTGATCCGGGAGGGCCTGAGGGAGCGGGGCTTCGGGGTATGGGAAGGTATGAGCTTTGAGGAGATTGCCTCGGGATATCCTGATGAATTTAAAAAGTGGAAAGAGGATCCCCTGAACTTTAGTCCTCCGGGTGGTGAGAGTACCCTGGAGGTTCACATACGTGTAAGAAGGGTCCTAAGGGGGGTGTTGGACCGGCATGAGGGGGAGACGGTATTTCTTGTCTCCCATGGTGGTGTCAACAGGGTGCTGCTTGCGCACCTTATGGGCCTTCCACTCGAGAACATCTTCAGGATTGAGCAGGATTATGGCTGTGTTAATAGAATCAGGTTTTTTGAAGACGGATTTTCCCTTATAATGCTTGTAAATGGCATTTTTTACAGCAAGCGCAGTAATAAAAACCGGATAATCCAGCGGTAAAGCCCTCCGAGCAAAGGTCGGGGATGAAGGCAAGGTGCATTGTAAAGAGGGTTCCGGTGTCAAAAATGGCGGCATGATTGAGGCTGGAGGGGTTCCGCCGTCTTAATTAATGAGTAAAGGCAAGGTCCCTGTGTATGACTACACTGTTTCTGCCGTTTTTTTTGGCCTCGTAGAGTGCGTCGTCCGCCTTTTTTATTACCGTCTCAATGCTGTCGCCATCCTGTGGAAATGTGGCTATCCCTCCGCTGATCGAGATGAACCCGAGGGGTTGAGTTCTGTGGAAGGGAAAGGGGTGCTCCGAGATCCCGGTTCTTGTGCGTTCAGCATAAATGTAGGCATCATCCTTGGAGATTCCAGGTAGCATAACAATGAATTCTTCTCCCCCGAAGCGTGCTGCTACAGAACTCTTGCGGGTGATTGCAAGAATCAGCCTGCTCAGTTCTTTCAGAAGACGGTCTCCGGCGGGGTGCCCGTTGGTGTCATTGTAATGTTTGAAGTGGTCAATATCGAAGATGAAAAATGAAAGAGGCGTCCCCTCTCGGATCGATATCTCCGCCAGTGATAAGCACCTGCGATAGAAGAACCGGCGGTTGTACAGACCTGTGAGGGGGTCTGTGGTTGCTTCGTCCTGCCATCCTTTCAACTGGCTCTGGTTTATGAGTGTAACGCCGGCAATATCAGAAATCAGTTTAAGGAGGGGTTTTTCATTGTTGGAGGAATTTTTGACCTTTCCGATGCTAATAACACCAAAGATCTGATCCTTAAAAACAATAGGGGAGGCCATCCAGAGCCTCTCATCGTCTTTGACCTGTACGCCGGTTGTTTTGCGTTGGATGGAGTCTCCCATAATCCCGTTTCCATTTGTTCCCCTGACCTTTATAGTCCTGTGTTCTGCGGCCTTTCCGACAAGGCCTTCACCTATTGAGTATGTTACCTCCCAGGGTTTTTTGCTTCCATTGTTAATCTTTTTCAGGATCTTTCTCTGCCGGTCGAAAAGGTAAATCTCTATCAGGTCCGCGGGGATGATATCTCTTGTAAGCCGGGTGAGGGTGGTTGTAAGTTCCTTGAGGTCTGTGGTGGAATAGAGATTTTTTACAATCCCCGGGAAATTAATAATGAATCTCAGATAGCGGGTGTTTACATCACTCAATCTGTTAATTTCAGATTTGAGATCTTTTACTTTCCGGTCGGCAACGGCTTCCAGCGAGCTTTTTCTGTTTATAGCGGGGTTGTCGATCTGGGTGACGTAATGCCTTCTTGAAACGGTGCGTTTCCCTCCAAGGTGACCCAATACATAGGCAGATAAAACTATTAATACAGTGATGAGGGTTTTCGTGTTTAGTGTAGTGTATATTATATCTTCAATCATGCTTCTACCCGGTTTATGCGGCAAAGAATTGCAATTATTATTCCAGTGCAATAATGAAGGGGTGGGCCATTAAGCCGGAGAGCAATTTAACTTGCTGAAATTAAAGAAAACTTTAATGCCTTGTGCCTATATTATTTCAAATGGCACGGCGAGGGGTGCGGACTCGTTTGGGGAGATATTTTAAGCATAAAAGGGGAATATTATGTAAGATGCCGTCAATAATTTGTCATGCAGGAGGATTCTGTTGTTGCAGTCATTAGTCATTCCCGCAATCCCGAACGCATTCGGGAGTCGGGAATCCTTCTTAAAGAACGATTCCGGACAAGCCGGAATGACACTGTGCGTTGTGGCTAATATTTAGTTGAATTTAAAGCCTGTCTTCAACTAAAACACGAAAGAGCCTGAATATTATGCCATAGGGGATATATAGGCTTGAGTATTTGAGGTTTATAACAGGGTTTGCTCCGGCCCCCATTTTCTTGCCATAGAGATGTTAAGGGGGGGCCGGCCCTGCAAATACACTCATTACCTCTTTCAATAATTCTCCATGAAGGAAGGGGTTGCCGGCTACTATGTTGCCTGTTGACAGGTAATCGGGCCTCCCGCTGAAACCGGTTACAATTCCGCCGGCCTCCTGTATTATAAGGCTTCCTGCAGCTATGTCCCATGGGCTGAGACCGAATTCAAAAAATGCATCACATCTTCCACAGGCAAGGTAGGCAAGGTCGATGGCAGCGGAGCCGGCCCTTCTTAGGTCACTTGCCCGGAGAAACAGTTTTCTGAAGAGTTCGAGGTACTCATCAATGATATCCTTGTTGCGGAAGGGAAATCCCGTTGTTATGAGACTCTCCTTCAGGGTGCGGGTTCCGGATACCCTTATTCGGTTTTCATTCAGAAAGGCCCCGTTGCCCTTCTCTGCAGTGAAGAGTTCATCCCTCAGGGGATCAAGGATAACACCCATGACTATCTCTTTGGCATATTCAAGCGCTATTGAGACAGAGAAGACAGGATATGCATGGATATAATTTGTAGTACCGTCCAGGGGGTCAATTATCCAGCGGTATCCGCCGGTTCCGGCCTCTTTAACGGATTCTTCGGCAAGAAAGGCATGGTTGGGGAACTCCTCTTTAATTGTA
The window above is part of the bacterium BMS3Abin08 genome. Proteins encoded here:
- the pleD_5 gene encoding response regulator PleD, giving the protein MIEDIIYTTLNTKTLITVLIVLSAYVLGHLGGKRTVSRRHYVTQIDNPAINRKSSLEAVADRKVKDLKSEINRLSDVNTRYLRFIINFPGIVKNLYSTTDLKELTTTLTRLTRDIIPADLIEIYLFDRQRKILKKINNGSKKPWEVTYSIGEGLVGKAAEHRTIKVRGTNGNGIMGDSIQRKTTGVQVKDDERLWMASPIVFKDQIFGVISIGKVKNSSNNEKPLLKLISDIAGVTLINQSQLKGWQDEATTDPLTGLYNRRFFYRRCLSLAEISIREGTPLSFFIFDIDHFKHYNDTNGHPAGDRLLKELSRLILAITRKSSVAARFGGEEFIVMLPGISKDDAYIYAERTRTGISEHPFPFHRTQPLGFISISGGIATFPQDGDSIETVIKKADDALYEAKKNGRNSVVIHRDLAFTH
- a CDS encoding nicotinamidase/pyrazinamidase, which produces MKQGIERFLIGKEDAVLVIIDIQERLARVMEERQRVIENCLHLIDLAELHGIPVIVTEQYPKGLGSTVDEIRSALKENRPLEKITFSCCDDRSFMDSLGSLKRGRIVLTGMETHVCVLQTCLGLLKEGYSVHVVSDAVTSRKAEDSNTGIEFMRDAGAVITCAETVLFQVLKVAGTEEFRAISRRIR
- the mutS2 gene encoding endonuclease MutS2, giving the protein MDKHTIEVLEYDKVLRMASSFAVTAPGRREVFQKHPVSDYVEISKNIDLISECRRLLSEGLSSGVEHFEDLSSLLKRIVPSDSGLEPMELRAFLPFLSSAINLRELNESISLPALNGLLGQIRAHPGIKKTILGAIDREGHILDQASPELKEIRGKMKSLYRKIKSRLEDLLKTKALSPHIRDFFLTERNGRWVIPVKRDSKGHIPGVVHDISNTGETLFVEPYEIQQVGNELESYRAEEKVEELRILRSLTGMLRSSLDEIQRDYETVIYADVLFAMSGFADSMDMSPPEINTRGYVKIIQGRHPLLWQALRKADRGEELVPLDFELGRENTCMVITGSNTGGKTLTLKTVGILSLMALTGMHVPANSGTSLPILNSILADIGDEQSIEENLSTFSAHILRISDILNVSTGNTLVIIDELGTGTDPEEGGAIACAILKRLREKRVLTVVSTHLGILKAFAHAEEGIVNGAMEMTEIQTEGAAIYKPSYRLKIGEPGRSHAFEIARRYGMPPDIITDARNFLKDEGLSMEALMEELREGKARLKAELMETGIIKKEILNLRDSLTEEISRIREMRKEIRLKALKDADGLLRRTKTQARNILKMLKDNAAEKKSGALKEIDTRLLEIKKRQAPLSRKEPIPLNEIEEGMKVYIDTFGISGIIQSVNRKSKRCRVKTGAHEIEVAVDALSATGKHEAGEEQAVHTDGSSAQTKTRPADFFPEREIPPELNLIGKRVDPAISTLERYLNDASIIGVPSVKIIHGIGTGSLSRAIRDHLKSHPLVKDFHRGVEEEGGDAVTIVRF
- the crnA gene encoding creatinine amidohydrolase, producing the protein MNIEEITMEEFKKGLRRTRTLVIPFGTVEEHGKHLPLGTDTIIAVEVLRRVEERKEVFIAPPLHYGVCTSTKMHPGTITITPETLRRLAADIIRDAHLKGIRNFILVSGHGGGLHMNALKEVAEMLVDEHDVRIAVVSPYEILWKEIAGVAETENDSHAGEIETSLVLTLRPELVKGRSKEEYPKFPKPLVVRDKLKYWPGGVWGNPGKATPEKGERVIGIIVDKIVEIIEMVEK
- the suhB_1 gene encoding inositol-1-monophosphatase translates to MFLNEREGFLDTAVRAARLAGELILRNLGRVSKKDIGLKQASDFVTRVDKESEEIIVGTIKEEFPNHAFLAEESVKEAGTGGYRWIIDPLDGTTNYIHAYPVFSVSIALEYAKEIVMGVILDPLRDELFTAEKGNGAFLNENRIRVSGTRTLKESLITTGFPFRNKDIIDEYLELFRKLFLRASDLRRAGSAAIDLAYLACGRCDAFFEFGLSPWDIAAGSLIIQEAGGIVTGFSGRPDYLSTGNIVAGNPFLHGELLKEVMSVFAGPAPP
- the tmk gene encoding thymidylate kinase; this encodes MKGLFVTFEGIEGSGKTTIAKRISEHLNGEGHNAILTREPGGTEIGREIRRLLLDPENSGIHPVTELLLYFADRSEHVRKVISPALKRGDIIICDRFSDSTIAYQGFGRGIDIDMLNDLDRIARDGVKPDLTFVLDLDVRTGLGRNVLINKSDRFEMEEIAFHERVRNGYLRIAEQEPDRIRVIDALQPLDSVWEEIRVIIESYLDNAG
- the pspA gene encoding phosphoserine phosphatase 1; amino-acid sequence: MEAARVTTIYLIRHGHTVDGDEERYKGHIDVELSEEGRRQVRELAKGLRSAEYLPDVIYSSDLIRARESAAIIGREFNLGTLIREGLRERGFGVWEGMSFEEIASGYPDEFKKWKEDPLNFSPPGGESTLEVHIRVRRVLRGVLDRHEGETVFLVSHGGVNRVLLAHLMGLPLENIFRIEQDYGCVNRIRFFEDGFSLIMLVNGIFYSKRSNKNRIIQR